The Natrinema versiforme genome segment CCTTTGACCTACGTGTTCCACCTGCCACAATTCTTTTGAATACCTACTCACCACGGCTCTGACCCGAACTATCTGAAGGAAAACTGCAATAGATGATCCCTTCGAACTGATACCTATGGTAGCGACGATGATTGATGGCATCTCCGAAGCTCTACGTATCGGAGTGGGCTTCCTCTGGACGGCAGCGTGGGCGATCATCATGGGCCTCACGATCACGAGTCTCGTCCAGGTCTACGTCTCCAAGGAGCGGATGGCGCAGGTCCTCGGCGATGGCGATCTGAGCGGGCTCACCAAGGCGACTGCGTTCGGCGCGGCCAGTAGTGGCTGTAGTTTCGGCGCCGTCGCTATCGGGAAGGGCCTGTTCAAGAAGGGAGCGCACGCGGTGAACTTCCTCGCGTTCATGTTCGCGTCGACGAACCTCATCGTCGAACTCGGATTGATGATTCTGATTCTGCTCGGCTGGGAGTTCCTGGTCGCAGAGTTACTTGGCGGCCTCATCCTCATCGCCGTGATGGCCGTCATCGTTCATCTCACGCTTCCGGAGAACCTCTTCGATGAGGTGCGAGAGACGCTCAACGAGCGCGATCACGAGGCGGGCGTCACCGAGGATCCAACCTGCGGGATGGAAGGCAAAGACGAGTACACGCTTACGACTGACGGCGGTGAGACGCTCAAGTTCTGCTCGGAGGGCTGTATGGAGACCTACCGCCAGGAGATGTCGAGCCGCGGTGGGTGGCGTGACGAGTTACTGTCGTGGGGTGGCTGGTACAAAGTTGGGAACCAGTACCGCAAGGAGTGGTCGATGATCTGGAAGGACGTCATCGCCGGCTTCCTTATTTCTGGGTTCGTCATCGTCTTCGTCCCGCAGTGGGTGTGGAACACGCTGTTCATTCA includes the following:
- a CDS encoding permease, yielding MVATMIDGISEALRIGVGFLWTAAWAIIMGLTITSLVQVYVSKERMAQVLGDGDLSGLTKATAFGAASSGCSFGAVAIGKGLFKKGAHAVNFLAFMFASTNLIVELGLMILILLGWEFLVAELLGGLILIAVMAVIVHLTLPENLFDEVRETLNERDHEAGVTEDPTCGMEGKDEYTLTTDGGETLKFCSEGCMETYRQEMSSRGGWRDELLSWGGWYKVGNQYRKEWSMIWKDVIAGFLISGFVIVFVPQWVWNTLFIQGDGLLVTAENAVMGVIIAVLSFVGSMGNVPFAVALWGGGVSFAGIIAFVYADLITVPVLNVYRKYYGWKIMLYILGVFFVTMAFTGFLMELLFDALGIVPDLAGGETATEQTYFELNYTFYLNIIAFALSGFLLYVYRRGIGAPGQYRDPVCGMRTDDEGPSASNDGMTYYFCSKTCKRAFEEEPTEFADQSPQITNHDHDH